A single genomic interval of Croceibacter atlanticus HTCC2559 harbors:
- the rplT gene encoding 50S ribosomal protein L20 has protein sequence MPRSVNSVASRARRKKVMKQAKGYFGRRKNVWTVAKNAVDKAMQYSYRDRKTKKRNFRSLWIMRINAGARLNGMSYSQFMGAVKKNNIELNRKVLADLAMNHPEAFTAVVNKVK, from the coding sequence ATGCCAAGATCAGTAAATTCAGTAGCTTCAAGAGCCAGAAGAAAAAAGGTGATGAAGCAAGCAAAAGGTTACTTTGGACGTCGTAAAAACGTTTGGACAGTAGCAAAAAATGCGGTAGACAAAGCGATGCAATATTCGTACAGAGACCGCAAGACTAAGAAAAGAAACTTCCGTTCATTATGGATTATGCGTATTAACGCAGGTGCACGTTTAAATGGTATGTCTTATTCTCAGTTTATGGGTGCAGTTAAGAAAAACAATATCGAACTTAATCGTAAGGTATTAGCAGACTTAGCAATGAACCATCCAGAGGCTTTCACAGCAGTTGTCAACAAAGTAAAATAA
- the dnaB gene encoding replicative DNA helicase: MENVNQQTSKNYNRGQVISLEKGKLPPQATDLEEVVLGAMMIDKKGVDEIIDILNPDVFYKQSHQYIFEAIFKLFENSEPVDLLTVSQQLKKDQKLEAAGGDFYLVQLTQKVSSSAHIEFHARIILQKYIQRSLIKISNEIIEQSYDETTDVFDLLDTAESKLYEVTQGNIKRSSETARELVIQAKKKIEDISNKEGLSGVSSGFERVDKLTSGWQPSDLIIMAGRPGMGKTALTLSMARNVAVDQNIPVAFFSLEMSSVQLITRLISSETGLSSEKLRTGNLEKHEWEQLNVKVKGLEKAPLFIDDTPSLSIFDLRAKARRLASQHGIKLIMIDYLQLMTAGGSQKGGNREQEISTISRNLKALAKELSVPVIALSQLSRAVETRGGSKRPLLSDLRESGAIEQDADIVSFIYRPEYYKIEEWDDEERTPTEGQAEFIIAKHRNGGLDNIRLKFEGHLGRFANLETFDSPFEFQSALNKDDDNPFSTDMPSTSPEQAFGSNMNDDENDVPF; the protein is encoded by the coding sequence ATGGAGAACGTCAATCAGCAAACATCTAAAAATTACAACAGAGGACAGGTTATATCCTTGGAAAAAGGAAAATTGCCACCTCAGGCAACTGATTTAGAGGAGGTTGTGTTAGGTGCGATGATGATAGATAAAAAAGGGGTCGACGAAATTATAGATATTCTTAACCCAGATGTATTCTATAAGCAGTCTCACCAATATATTTTTGAAGCAATTTTTAAATTGTTTGAAAATAGTGAGCCTGTCGACTTATTAACCGTTTCTCAGCAACTTAAGAAAGATCAGAAACTTGAGGCTGCTGGTGGCGATTTTTACCTAGTTCAACTTACTCAAAAGGTATCTTCTTCTGCACATATCGAGTTTCATGCGCGTATTATCTTGCAGAAATATATTCAGCGTAGCTTAATTAAAATTTCAAACGAAATAATTGAGCAATCCTATGATGAAACTACAGACGTTTTTGATTTGTTAGATACGGCAGAATCTAAACTCTATGAAGTTACACAAGGAAATATTAAGAGATCTTCAGAAACAGCAAGAGAGCTTGTAATACAAGCAAAGAAAAAGATTGAAGATATTTCGAACAAAGAAGGTCTTAGTGGTGTGTCTTCAGGTTTTGAGCGTGTAGATAAGTTAACTTCTGGATGGCAACCAAGTGATTTAATAATTATGGCTGGTCGTCCTGGTATGGGTAAAACAGCGCTCACATTGTCTATGGCAAGAAATGTAGCTGTAGATCAAAATATACCAGTAGCATTCTTTTCTTTGGAGATGTCTTCTGTACAGTTAATTACACGTCTTATTTCTTCTGAAACAGGATTGTCTTCGGAAAAACTAAGAACTGGTAATTTAGAAAAGCACGAATGGGAGCAACTTAACGTTAAGGTAAAAGGTTTAGAGAAAGCACCATTGTTTATTGATGATACACCTTCTCTCTCAATTTTCGATTTAAGAGCAAAGGCTAGGCGTTTGGCATCGCAACACGGTATTAAACTTATAATGATAGATTATTTGCAGTTAATGACAGCTGGTGGTAGCCAAAAGGGAGGAAACAGGGAACAAGAAATTTCTACTATTTCTAGAAACCTAAAAGCTTTAGCTAAAGAATTAAGTGTGCCAGTAATAGCATTATCTCAATTATCTCGTGCTGTAGAAACGCGTGGTGGTAGCAAGCGTCCATTATTAAGTGACCTTCGTGAATCTGGAGCAATCGAGCAGGATGCAGATATTGTATCCTTTATATACAGGCCAGAATACTATAAGATTGAAGAATGGGATGATGAAGAACGCACGCCAACCGAAGGTCAAGCCGAATTTATTATTGCTAAACACCGTAACGGTGGTTTAGATAATATACGTCTTAAATTCGAAGGACATTTGGGTCGTTTTGCAAACCTTGAAACATTTGATTCTCCATTTGAGTTCCAATCTGCATTGAACAAGGATGATGATAATCCTTTTAGTACAGATATGCCATCTACATCACCAGAGCAAGCCTTTGGAAGTAATATGAATGACGATGAGAATGATGTTCCATTTTAA
- a CDS encoding asparagine synthetase B, producing the protein MKKIILLLLLLISAEGFSSYIIIPMDEDTQQDHLKAYGLTYWMLQKQQKVKWLLNYRGGSFLMADSQELRNECKIRGISFETLSDSKTEEILTMISSPSQNMEAVVLEKAPKIAVYSPKGNLPWDDAVTMVLTYAEIPYEVVYDKEVLSDQLILYDWLHLHHEDFTGQYGKFYRAYRAAPWYIEEKQKAEALAQELGYSKVSEEKRAVALKIRDYVVGGGFMFAMCSATDSFDIALAAEDVDICEPMFDGDASEAGYQNKIDYSKTFAFTDFTLERSPMVYEFSSIDTTPKRKIPRTTDYFTLMNYSAKWDPIPTMLTQNHTSLVKGFMGQTTAYDSKEIKSNVLVMGENKTNNEARYIHGIKGKGFFTFYGGHDPEDYQHRVGDPKTELELHPTSPGYRLILNNVLFPAARKKKQKT; encoded by the coding sequence ATGAAAAAGATTATCTTACTACTGCTACTTTTAATCTCTGCTGAAGGATTTTCTTCCTATATCATCATTCCTATGGATGAAGATACGCAGCAAGATCATTTAAAAGCCTACGGTCTTACGTATTGGATGCTTCAGAAGCAACAAAAAGTAAAATGGTTACTAAACTATCGTGGCGGTTCTTTCCTTATGGCAGATTCTCAAGAGTTACGTAATGAATGTAAGATAAGAGGTATTTCTTTTGAAACATTAAGCGATTCAAAAACAGAGGAAATACTAACAATGATTAGCTCTCCTTCTCAAAATATGGAAGCTGTAGTTTTAGAAAAAGCACCAAAAATTGCCGTGTATTCTCCAAAAGGAAATTTGCCTTGGGATGATGCTGTTACAATGGTGCTAACATATGCTGAAATTCCTTACGAGGTAGTTTATGACAAAGAGGTTTTAAGCGATCAGCTTATATTATATGATTGGTTGCACTTGCACCACGAAGACTTTACGGGACAATACGGTAAATTTTATAGAGCATATAGAGCTGCGCCTTGGTATATCGAAGAAAAACAAAAAGCCGAAGCTTTGGCGCAAGAACTTGGTTATAGTAAGGTGTCTGAGGAGAAAAGAGCTGTTGCTTTAAAAATTCGTGATTATGTAGTAGGTGGCGGCTTTATGTTTGCAATGTGCAGTGCTACAGATAGTTTTGATATTGCCTTAGCTGCTGAAGATGTAGATATTTGCGAGCCTATGTTTGATGGTGATGCAAGCGAAGCTGGTTACCAAAATAAAATAGATTATTCTAAAACATTTGCTTTTACAGATTTTACTCTTGAGCGAAGCCCAATGGTTTATGAGTTCTCTTCTATTGATACTACACCTAAAAGAAAAATTCCGCGTACTACAGATTATTTTACTTTAATGAATTATTCTGCAAAGTGGGATCCTATACCAACTATGCTTACCCAAAACCACACCAGTTTGGTAAAAGGCTTTATGGGACAAACTACGGCTTATGACTCTAAAGAAATTAAGAGTAATGTCTTGGTAATGGGAGAAAACAAAACAAATAATGAAGCGCGCTATATTCACGGTATTAAGGGCAAGGGATTTTTTACGTTTTATGGAGGTCACGACCCCGAAGATTATCAGCATAGAGTAGGAGACCCAAAGACAGAGTTAGAGTTGCATCCAACTTCACCTGGTTACCGCTTAATTTTAAACAATGTATTATTTCCTGCTGCTCGAAAGAAAAAGCAGAAAACTTAA
- a CDS encoding DMT family transporter: protein MPNAKLQSYLHFHVIVFIWGFTAVLGALISIDALPLVFYRMWLASGFIFLWILYKKKPLKMTAKQLLILASAGIVIALHWLTFFEAIKVSNVSITLALIATGAFFTSIMEPIFYKRKVIWYEVFFGVLVIAGLYIIFNVETDYVLGIILALISAFLSAVFSLINGKLAQKGDASVISFYELLIGVIAITIYLGFDTFIGEASAGFTSEFFQLSNQDWLLLLVLASVCTAYAFIASVAVMKYLSPYTIMLTINLEPVYGIILAFFIFGSKEEMNPEFYYGALIILSTVVLNGILKNKDGIGRFAKRRKMR from the coding sequence TTTCATGTTATTGTTTTTATATGGGGTTTTACCGCAGTTTTGGGAGCACTCATATCTATCGACGCTTTACCGTTAGTGTTTTATAGAATGTGGTTAGCAAGTGGTTTTATTTTTTTGTGGATTCTTTATAAAAAGAAACCTTTAAAAATGACAGCAAAACAACTATTAATTTTGGCATCTGCAGGAATTGTAATTGCCTTGCATTGGCTAACTTTTTTTGAAGCTATAAAAGTTTCAAATGTCTCTATCACGCTAGCGCTTATTGCTACTGGCGCATTCTTTACTTCAATTATGGAACCTATTTTCTATAAGCGAAAAGTAATTTGGTACGAAGTTTTTTTTGGTGTCTTGGTTATTGCAGGTCTTTACATAATATTTAATGTAGAAACAGATTATGTTTTAGGTATTATTTTAGCATTAATATCTGCATTCTTATCTGCAGTTTTTTCCTTGATAAACGGCAAATTAGCGCAAAAAGGAGATGCTTCAGTTATTTCATTTTATGAGTTGCTAATTGGCGTAATCGCTATTACAATCTATTTAGGTTTTGATACTTTTATAGGAGAAGCATCAGCAGGATTTACTTCAGAATTTTTTCAACTTAGCAATCAAGATTGGTTATTGTTATTGGTGTTGGCATCGGTTTGTACAGCGTATGCATTTATAGCATCTGTTGCTGTTATGAAGTACCTGAGTCCATATACAATTATGCTAACTATAAACTTAGAGCCTGTTTACGGTATAATATTAGCATTTTTCATCTTTGGAAGTAAAGAAGAAATGAATCCAGAATTTTATTACGGTGCTTTAATAATTTTATCTACTGTAGTGTTAAATGGAATTCTGAAAAATAAAGACGGTATTGGCAGATTTGCTAAGCGAAGAAAAATGAGATAA
- a CDS encoding acetyl-CoA carboxylase carboxyltransferase subunit alpha: MEYLEFELPIKELEEQYEKAKNIGSESEVDVTATCKQIEKKLNETKKDIYKNLTAWQRVQMSRHPSRPYTLDYIKAICGDTFLELHGDRNVKDDKAMIGGLGKIGDQSYMFVGQQKGFNTKTRQYRNFGMANPEGYRKALRLMKSAEKFGVPVVCFVDTPGAYPGLEAEERGQGEAIARNILEMTRLKVPIIVVIIGEGASGGALGIGVGDKVLMLENTWYSVISPESCSSILWRSWEHKEEAAEALKLTAKDMKKMKLVDEIVKEPLGGAHRDRDKTFSTVKEKIASSYAEFKDLSPKDLVEQRMNKYSEMGVFKG, encoded by the coding sequence ATGGAATATTTAGAGTTTGAGTTGCCTATCAAAGAACTTGAAGAGCAATATGAAAAAGCAAAAAATATTGGATCAGAGAGCGAAGTAGATGTTACGGCAACCTGCAAGCAAATTGAGAAAAAACTAAATGAAACCAAAAAAGACATATATAAGAACCTTACCGCTTGGCAACGTGTTCAAATGTCTCGTCACCCTTCACGCCCCTATACATTAGACTATATTAAAGCTATTTGTGGTGATACATTTTTAGAGCTTCATGGCGATAGAAATGTAAAAGATGATAAAGCTATGATTGGTGGTCTTGGAAAAATAGGAGACCAGAGTTACATGTTTGTAGGTCAACAAAAAGGCTTTAACACCAAAACCAGACAATATAGAAATTTTGGTATGGCTAATCCAGAAGGCTACCGTAAAGCACTTCGCCTTATGAAATCTGCCGAGAAATTTGGTGTGCCAGTAGTATGTTTTGTTGATACGCCAGGTGCTTATCCAGGTTTAGAAGCAGAAGAACGTGGTCAAGGTGAAGCTATTGCAAGAAATATTTTGGAAATGACACGCCTTAAAGTGCCAATTATTGTAGTAATAATAGGTGAAGGTGCTAGTGGTGGTGCTTTAGGTATAGGTGTAGGAGATAAAGTATTAATGTTAGAGAATACTTGGTATTCTGTAATATCTCCAGAGTCTTGCTCTTCTATATTATGGAGAAGTTGGGAGCATAAAGAAGAAGCTGCAGAGGCTTTAAAGCTTACAGCTAAAGACATGAAAAAGATGAAGTTAGTCGATGAAATTGTGAAAGAACCATTAGGTGGCGCACATAGAGATAGAGACAAAACGTTCTCAACGGTAAAAGAGAAAATAGCAAGCTCTTATGCAGAGTTTAAAGACTTATCACCAAAAGATTTAGTGGAACAAAGAATGAATAAATATTCAGAAATGGGAGTCTTTAAAGGCTAA
- the rpmI gene encoding 50S ribosomal protein L35, with the protein MPKQKTKSSAKKRFKLTASGKIKRKHAFKSHILTKKTKKQKLALTHSTLVHKADEPNVKIMMNLK; encoded by the coding sequence ATGCCTAAACAGAAAACAAAATCCAGTGCTAAGAAACGTTTTAAACTAACAGCGTCTGGTAAGATTAAAAGAAAGCACGCGTTTAAAAGTCACATCTTAACAAAGAAGACTAAAAAACAAAAGCTTGCATTAACGCACTCTACTTTGGTACACAAAGCAGATGAGCCTAATGTAAAGATTATGATGAACCTAAAGTAA
- the infC gene encoding translation initiation factor IF-3, translating to MKEDPHKINNKIRAKELRLVGDNVEMGIYPTRDAIKIAEEQGLDLVEISPNAEPPVAKVMDYKKFLYEQKKREKAIKAKASKVVVKEIRFGPNTDDHDYEFKKNHGEKFLKEGAKLKAYVFFKGRSIVFKDQGEILLLRLAQDLEDVGKVEQMPKLEGKRMTMFIAPKKTK from the coding sequence ATAAAAGAGGACCCTCATAAGATTAACAACAAAATTAGAGCTAAAGAATTGCGCCTTGTAGGTGACAATGTAGAAATGGGTATATACCCAACAAGAGATGCTATAAAAATTGCTGAAGAGCAAGGATTAGATCTTGTAGAAATTTCCCCTAACGCTGAGCCACCAGTTGCAAAGGTTATGGATTATAAGAAATTTTTATACGAACAAAAGAAACGCGAAAAAGCCATTAAGGCAAAAGCGAGTAAAGTGGTTGTAAAAGAAATTCGTTTTGGTCCCAATACAGATGATCATGACTACGAGTTTAAGAAAAACCACGGTGAGAAGTTCTTAAAAGAAGGCGCTAAATTGAAAGCTTATGTTTTCTTTAAAGGCCGATCTATAGTATTTAAAGATCAAGGAGAAATTCTTTTATTGCGTTTAGCACAAGACCTAGAAGATGTAGGAAAGGTTGAGCAAATGCCAAAACTAGAAGGAAAGCGAATGACAATGTTCATTGCTCCTAAGAAGACAAAATAA
- a CDS encoding DUF6268 family outer membrane beta-barrel protein has protein sequence MKFICLACLLVFSVSISAQYTEIATFEFQQFNGNTKENTNYNTTVFNAGLLLGFNTNSNKTTTVFFRPSYQQRIITGPNPLSLYKPELITGISHNFNDSWKIQGFALARLASNFNSIDNEHYQFGGGALATYKSSERLSYRFGAYARKQPKGVLAFPFIGLNYRFGTNRWQLNVLLPQYAYLKYTVKESSWYAGLRLNYVTEQYRTELNNTSLHYIELTEFTSEVFIEYYLTKGLVVYGRAGFLNYQKYELYNEQDLLLNPNTREVKDVLTGRIGLAYRILN, from the coding sequence ATGAAGTTTATTTGTCTTGCCTGCCTCCTAGTATTTTCAGTTTCAATTTCCGCACAATATACAGAAATAGCAACCTTTGAATTTCAACAATTTAACGGCAATACAAAAGAGAACACCAATTACAACACTACCGTATTTAATGCTGGCTTATTATTGGGTTTTAATACAAATTCTAATAAAACTACAACTGTGTTTTTTAGACCCAGTTATCAGCAAAGAATCATTACAGGACCAAACCCACTAAGCCTATACAAACCAGAACTCATCACTGGAATTAGTCACAATTTTAATGACTCTTGGAAAATACAAGGATTTGCTCTAGCTAGACTTGCTTCTAACTTTAACTCTATAGATAATGAGCATTACCAATTTGGTGGAGGCGCATTGGCAACTTATAAGTCTTCTGAACGTTTGTCATACAGGTTTGGAGCATATGCAAGAAAACAACCAAAAGGCGTCTTAGCATTTCCATTTATAGGGTTAAATTATAGGTTTGGAACTAACCGTTGGCAACTAAATGTTTTATTACCACAATATGCTTATCTAAAATACACTGTAAAAGAATCTTCTTGGTATGCTGGATTACGTTTAAACTATGTCACAGAACAATATAGAACAGAGCTTAACAATACTTCATTACACTATATTGAGCTTACAGAGTTTACATCTGAAGTATTTATAGAGTATTATCTAACTAAAGGTTTGGTGGTTTACGGTCGCGCTGGCTTTTTAAATTATCAGAAATACGAACTGTATAATGAGCAGGACTTACTTTTAAACCCTAACACCAGAGAAGTTAAGGATGTACTTACTGGAAGAATAGGCTTAGCTTACCGTATTTTAAATTAA